A single window of Salvia splendens isolate huo1 chromosome 6, SspV2, whole genome shotgun sequence DNA harbors:
- the LOC121806485 gene encoding two-component response regulator ARR12-like: MVVEGIRGDAENFPVGMRVLAVDDDPTCLKLLETLLRKCHYNVTTTNQARVALKMIREKKDRFDLVISDVHMPDMDGFKLLELVGLEMDLPVIMLSANSDPKLVMKGVTHGACDYLVKPIRIEELRNIWQHVIRRKKVDSKNQNRSSNQTKAHPASGEGHGSPLAGNTDQNGKFNRKRKEDDDETEDNDNEYEDNGTQKKPRVVWTIELHRKFVQAVNQLGIEKAVPKRILDMMNVEGLTRENVASHLQKYRLYLKRISTVATQQANMAAALGVKDSGFMHMGSLDGFGDFRTFSGTRLGNVALSSYPGVMLGRLNSPGNVNMRNLTPSSLVQPTLAQNLSSSINSLGKMNLVLPTSNQTPSLFQGIQPSLEMDQLQHNKGTANFTSINNSRIFRTGSAGAALGSSNSLFNSPMSNPLLLHGNTQQPLSGGRFGNQSAPFTSESFNNGVSDPTNENWQNRVDASKIHPNTLLSAEPFHSQLPLNGLRDNNSSNGTYLQNNPIDLSSGLALPPFEDSREMQCQVGPMGDVQNMAQSWSEQRQGSGIVNQKMDMYTGGRSSSGGSALVQQNGKLVTESIPRSNEDFLFEQPKLPSGLAPQGYDSLDELVNAMIKREQDENGEFAFENYSFGAGM, translated from the exons ATGGTTGTGGAAGGAATTAGAGGGGATGCTGAGAATTTTCCGGTTGGGATGCGTGTTCTTGCTGTTGATGATGACCCAACTTGCTTGAAGTTATTGGAGACTTTGCTCAGAAAATGCCACTACAATG TCACTACAACGAACCAAGCAAGGGTTGCGTTGAAGATGATTAGGGAAAAGAAAGACAGATTCGACTTGGTGATTAGTGATGTGCACATGCCTGACATGGATGGCTTTAAGCTTCTGGAGCTTGTTGGTCTTGAAATGGATCTACCTGTTATCA TGCTGTCAGCGAACAGTGATCCCAAGCTTGTAATGAAAGGGGTTACTCATGGTGCTTGCGACTATTTGGTGAAACCTATTCGGATTGAAGAGCTGAGGAACATTTGGCAGCATGTAATAAGGAGAAAAAAGGTTGATTCTAAGAACCAGAATAGATCGAGTAATCAAACCAAAGCTCATCCGGCAAGTGGAGAAGGTCATGGGTCTCCCTTGGCAGGAAATACTGACCAGAATGGAAAATTTAATAGAAAGAGGAAGGAAGATGACGATGAGACTGAAGATAACGATAATGAATATGAAGACAATGGTACACAGAAGAAACCCCGGGTTGTCTGGACTATCGAGCTTCACAGGAAGTTTGTGCAAGCAGTTAATCAGTTGGGAATTGAAA AGGCCGTTCCTAAGAGAATTCTGGACATGATGAACGTCGAAGGCCTTACCCGGGAGAATGTGGCGAGCCATCTCCAG AAGTATAGGCTTTACCTGAAAAGAATTAGTACGGTTGCAACCCAGCAAGCAAACATGGCTGCTGCACTTGGGGTTAAGGATTCCGGTTTCATGCATATGGGCTCATTGGATGGGTTTGGAGATTTTCGGACTTTTAGTGGAACAAGACTAGGTAATGTTGCATTATCATCTTACCCGGGTGTCATGCTTGGTCGACTAAACAGTCCTGGTAATGTGAATATGCGCAACCTTACTCCATCCTCTCTAGTTCAGCCGACTCTAGCTCAAAACTTGAGCAGCTCCATCAATTCACTTGGGAAAATGAATCTTGTCCTTCCAACTTCCAATCAAACTCCAAGTTTGTTTCAAGGAATTCAGCCGTCTCTGGAAATGGATCAGTTGCAACACAATAAGGGCACTGCAAATTTTACTAGTATCAACAACTCCAGAATTTTCAGAACTGGCAGTGCTGGAGCAGCTCTAGGCAGCTCGAACAGCTTGTTTAATAGTCCCATGAGTAATCCACTGTTGCTGCATGGAAACACACAACAACCTCTTAGTGGTGGCCGGTTTGGTAATCAGTCGGCTCCCTTTACCTCAGAATCCTTCAACAATGGTGTTTCTGATCCCACCAATGAGAACTGGCAGAATAGAGTCGATGCATCTAAAATCCACCCAAACACCCTGCTCTCTGCTGAGCCTTTTCACAGCCAGTTGCCTCTTAACGGTTTGAGAGATAATAACTCTTCAAACGGAACTTATTTACAGAACAACCCAATCGATCTTTCTTCTGGCTTGGCCTTACCACCTTTCGAAGATTCAAGAGAAATGCAGTGCCAGGTAGGGCCGATGGGCGATGTGCAGAATATGGCCCAAAGTTGGTCAGAACAAAGACAGGGTAGCGGAATCGTGAACCAGAAGATGGATATGTATACTGGTGGGAGATCGAGTAGTGGTGGTTCGGCCCTTGTGCAGCAGAATGGAAAACTTGTGACAGAATCCATACCAAGGTCTAACGAGGACTTCCTCTTCGAGCAACCAAAGTTACCATCAGGATTGGCTCCTCAAGGTTATGATTCGCTGGACGAACTGGTGAATGCTATGATCAAGCGG GAACAAGATGAAAATGGTGAGTTTGCGTTTGAGAATTACTCGTTTGGAGCAGGTATGTAG